The Papaver somniferum cultivar HN1 chromosome 6, ASM357369v1, whole genome shotgun sequence genome segment GGGGAGGTTTAAACTTGGAACAAAAATTAATGTAATTATGTCGTATGAGTTCGAATATCTGTGTTCCTGCTATTTCTTTATGCTTCTACCAAGAACAGCACTCTTTCCGTGGAATTTACGTTGTTATAAATTCTGTGGGTACAATTAATTGTATTGGTGTCCAGCAAAAAATGGCAATCGAGATACTCAAGTGAACAAACGAATCGATATAGTTCCGATCAGTCATATCCTTTTCAAACTTGTAAAAGGTGATtcaaaatacacaaaattggttgaaaataccaaaatcaataatttttgggtgaaaaagatgTCTAGGTTTTGATACCGTTTAAATGAATAAAAATGttaaaataggcaggatgtaaacagtttcatcttacccattttcaaatactttttcttatttttaatttacataaggatgcatccagtttcatcctcgctattttttaagtttaagccaggatgaatccagtttcattcttgctatttcttTAATGTCCATTTCattcatactaatttttactcgtccattagaatcatgttttaaaaatatttggacaaatgacacaTTTTCCGTCCAAAATAATTAGGGGGATATATTTGTTCTTGTTTTGTTCGCACTTGTAATTGAGTTCTTACCATATATGCACTAATTTAATCATTTATCTGTTAAAAAATTTACAAACTTATTGTTCATCATAATCAGATCGTTAAATTATTGAAGCACTGTATTTGAACTACTTAAAAACTGTGTAGACACACAATCTGTGGTCCTGCCCTCAAGGGAAAACATGATGTTTTCTGGATTTGTGGTGAGAAAACGGGTTTTAGGTGGTCTTAATACATGAttcattaaaaaagaaaaatttactcCCTTATTACTAATTTAGATgatataataaaaatattgtCTCATCTCTCTTCTCTATTTTCTCTCTCCTTTCTCTCAAAACCGTAAAAAATAACTcttcatctctttttttctttttgttgatctGAGCAAAGATTTCTTACTTTTATAATTATACGTGATTAgaaattgattataataaatttattCGTTATTGGAGCGATTTTCTCTTCGCTATTAGGGCGATTCTATTTACATTTTCATAGTGTTTCTTTTGTTAAATTCGTTCGTGATTCGTTATCGAGATACAAGTATACCGACGATTTAACGCGGACAAGATcaatttttcatcaaaaaaaatagaTCTAGATTTTCCGGGTTATTCATCaagttttcatcaaaaaaaaataaatgtccCACCAAAACTCACACTAATTAAGAGAACTGACGAAACATTATAACAAGTCGACTTAGACGCTGATTATTGAAGCATGAATAACTAAACACAACACATGCAAACAAAATATGACAGAAGTAAATGGTAGCAAAGTTGTATCGATCTGACATAGTGCTAGGGCGACCTTTCCCGTGGGAATCGGGATGGTAGCTACCCATCGACCATGATATCATCACGGGATCTTGAGCTTGGCACTCACGCCCACGCCAGAAACTTGAAGGTCAACATTACTGCCGGCAACAACCTCACCCGGGCCAGAAACTTGCAGGTTACCATTGACCTTGGCACTCGCGCCCAAGGCAGAAGCTTGCAGGCTAATATTAGCGTTGCCAACAACCCCACTCTGGTCAGCAAAATTCAGGTTACCAACACTGCCTACAGCCGCACCAGGGCCAATATCCGCTTTCAGGGCGCCACGAATGTTAGCGTCGACAATCTGATCCAAGAAATTATCAGTGGCTGAAATGCGGCCCCTGATACCCATAACTTCTGCAGATACAGATATGCCACATCAGTTTTGTTACGACATGGAGAATGGAAAAATAACTAATCACGGTGTTCAGgaaaaaaactaaagaaaaaagaTGTAGATGACGACAACTTACGTGGTAAAACGAAAACGAAGACAAGGGCAGTAAACAGAACTCTCATGAAAGTTTTAGTCAtgctttcttcttcttaatttctCCCTAATTCAATACTTGCCTTTGATGAttcagatatatatatatgtttcccTCGCTATTTATAGCGAGAACAAACACTGAGAATTTGCTTTTGGTTTGAATTTAATTTCGTAGTATTTAAAACGATCTCTTAGAAATAAAAGATCATTTCTCATATCTGCCATTTCTCTATAACTGCCTTAAATGTGTTGCAAATACATTATTAGATAAATGCGGACGATAGAAAAGTAGATGGCGGTAGAGGTCCAGGTGGGAATGCGCTCTCTGTTGAGATTAGAAAATATTTTGGCGActtaaattattattttcctgAGTAGAAAAGGTTACAAAAAATCATTGTTCATACAATTATAGGCGTTGGAGAGTCTCCAATTATTCCGAAATGATTGACGGGGGTACGATGAAAGGTATCAGTATTATAGCACCACATGCAAGGCTACAGTCTCTTTTATTTGTACAACTGAGTTACGAGTATTAAGCATGCTGGAAGTGTCGATGACATGCCTTTTTCAGATATCCAAATTATAGTTCACGGTGATAAATAACAGTTCCAGTTCCAGCTGATAGTGTCCAGTGTCCTAACAACACATAATTAAGTGGTGTAAAACTGAATTTGTCTTGGGCGAATAAGTTATTCATGTTGCCGCTCAATGTGGTTGTTGGTACCAAGTGAACGAGCCGAGGCTCCCTAATTTCATGCACTTCTGTTCATTTACTAACTAAGACCAGGGTGTCATGGCGTTGGTGTTGAGAATTTCGTGTTTGCCTTTCCATGCGAGTCCATGGTGTTCAGTTGTATGAAGTGTTTCTTCTGCCTTTATGATAATGAAAGCAAAAGTACCGCCAAAGTTTTGAAGGAGGAATCCAAATTTCACTCACACTTGATGAATCATTTACTCTCTTAATTatccaagaaaaagaaaaaattatcatATAGACACATGCGAGGAAATGAGGTGTTGGTATTTTCACCACCATCATgtttctctctcctaaaaaaTCCGTTCTCCATTTTCCACTGATCTTCGTCCCTGCTAGATCCCTGTAGCTTAGAACCCTTTTCCATAGAAACCTTAGTTATTACCTCAACCCTCACCATGTCTCCTGAACATCGTTAtgttcaaattcaaaaaaaattctttaggTTTTCCTGTAGTAAACAAACTCCCTATTCACCTATAACCCTCACTGAATTCTTCACTTCTGGATCTACTAAAGGTTTGTTTACACTACCACTTGCAAAGCATCCTATTTGAAATTGGAAAAAGTGGTGATTTAGGAAGAAAAATTTAGAAGTTCGAGGATAATCAATTTTGGTTTGTATCTAGTAAGCAATCAAATAATCATGGTTTTTTCCTAAACGTAACCCTTTGTCAACCTAATCCTAAAGCTGATCCAACATCCTTTTTTATCCTTTCCGGTGATTGTttcacgggttggttttccatgGCCTCCACGTTAGAAGATATaatcaagttttcttcttccatagGAAATCAAACCCACTTACAAGCACCCAAACCTATTCGTAATACTTCTTATGCTCAAGTCCTGCAATCTAATCTTACTCCTAAACATATCTCTAACTCACAAAAAGGACTTTCACCTTTTATGTGTGATAGATTCGCCCCACCCCTGTCCATTTCTTGTGATCCAAAAGGAAATATCAATATCAAAAAACAGAATGATTCAAATCCTATAGGTGGGTGGATTGATTCTTTTGTGGTGTCCTCACCTATCCCAATCGTGAATTGGTCAGATATCAGTTTGGCCCTGAGTCTTGAATTACAATGCAACTCATCTTGTATGCTATATCCTATGAATTCATATCAGGCTTTATTTCATGCAGACAAGGAATTATCCAAGGCAgatattgagtttgtttttacttttaacaatgTAAATTTCTCAGTGTTCAGATGGGATGAGAAATTCTGGAAGTCATCATGTTCATCATCGACAATCTTTCATGTTGAAGTTTTTGGGGTACCTTATCAATTTTGGTCATCTAAAGTCATACATCAAATTGGTAGGTTATGTGGTGATGTTTTGCTAATCGACCCTGCAACTCTCAAGCTGGAGGATTTGACTGCAATCAGGCTAAAGATCCGTAACAATAAAGGAATTAATTCCATTCCTAGAAGTGTCAGTATATTTTCAGATATGGGTGAATTTACAGCTCACATCTTCATTGCCGGAAACACAATATCCTCAAGATCTCGTTCGAATTTGAATTTCGGTCAATGGATATCTCCGAATTTGGTGGATCATCAGCACGAGAGGTGGAAGACTACAGCAAATTATGGTAACTCTATGGACTCATTAATTACAAAATATTTTCAGCCGTCTTCTACGGATATTTTTATAACTTCTCCAGCAAGGAAACTTTCAACAGATATCCGAAAAGTTCAAAATCAAGGATCCGGTAAGAGAAGGAAAAGACGACGTAAgcccagaaaaaataaaaaaaaaatccaacacaaTATGGAAAAAGGTAGAGAAGATATCTTTATTATCCCGTGAAACTCCTGTGAGTATTGATGAAGCAACAGACATGGAGATTGATTTTACTCCTGCTTTCAAGATGAGTCTCGAAGCCCTTGAAGTTTCTGATATGTTATCTCCAGCAGATCCTAAACCTATCCATTCTAAACCTCCATATATGTACACTTATATCActaagaaaatcataaaaaaaatttatttcatCGACCCCATCCCAAGACCTGTTTCCACCATCGTCTCTTTGCCAATCCTAAAACCAACACCCATACCCATTACCATTAACACACCCATCCTACAAACTCCTCCAGTCCCTATCACCAATATTCCAGTCTCCCTGAAATCTATTGTTACGTACTTCAAACCTTCAAATTCTAGTAGTAATATAAAGGTTCCAGCATACATTGTTAATGAGGTGCTGAGATTATTTGAGTTAGGTGTTCACTTAGGAATCACTTTTAATAATATGCCTAATCACTCAAAACGGTTTCTATGTTCCAAAATTACTTCTCAGGGTCCGATACTTAAATCCTCTACTCCTGTTGCTTTACCAGCTCCCTCTTTAGTGAAATATTTTGTAGTTCAATCCATTATCACACTAGACGGAACTAGAGAAGTCTCTGTGCATGAGCCCAAGGATAAGACAGTGCCATTAAAAGGTCTTGAAGATActtttattatgcttctagatgATGAAGACACTTCAGCTGCGTCACAATCCTCCACTCCTATTTATCCACCTGGATTTGAACCTGATATGGTGGAAATTCTAGATGATGGTAGCTCAGAGCATGTCTCACAAACTCAGGAGGTCTATTCAAAAAGATACATTGCAGAATGTAGGCGTCTTGATATTACAGTTCAGGAAGCTAATACTTCTGGTGTCATGTCTAAAAGATTGACAAAACAAAAGAAGGGATACGTGTGTGTTAAATGAGTCTCAAGATACTTTCATGGAATGTGAGGGGATTATGTTCGAATGATAAGAGGCTGATTGTAAAGAAAATGATTGGTCTTCTTCAAGAACCTATCGTAATCCTACAAGAAACAAAGATGATGCAGTGTAGTGATCATGACATCCAACAAATTTGTGGACACTCAAATTTTGGATGGACTTTTCAACAGTCAGTTGGTAATTCTGGTGGGATGATCATCTTATGGGATAAAGATTTTCTTGAGGTTAAAGAATCTTTAGTAGGTGATTATTCATTATCTATCTATTGTGTCAATAAGCATGATGGTTTTGTTTGGGTTCTTACCAATATTTATGGACCTAATAAACCTCATGAGAGGGCAAATTTTTGGGAGGAGTTGGATAACATCTGTGGATACTGGGATTTACCTTGGTGTTTGGGTGGAGATTTCAACACCATTAAGTGCTGtgataagaagaagaattgtaATACAATCACCAAGAGTATGAAGGACTTTTCTGAATTCATCTCTCAACACAACCTTATTGATTTACCTTTAAAAGGAGCTAGATATACTTGGTCTAATGGGAAGACCAATCCTGTAATGAGCAGACTTGATAGATTCCTCATTTCTCCTTCCTTTGAACTTCAATTCCCCTTGGCAACTCAACTTGCTAAATCTAGGCCAACATCAAATCACATTCCTATCCTCCTAGATATCTCTGATCCTTCTTGGGGACCTAGTCCTTTCAGGTTTGAAATCATGTGGTTTTTGGAGAAtggttttttgaaacttttagaaGAATGGTGgttgtctttttcttttgcagGTAGTCCAAGTACAATATTGTGGTTGAAATTGAAGGCTTTAAAGAAGAAGTTGAAGGTGTGGAATAGGGATACTTTTGGTCACACTAATACCAAACTCAAGCACTTACTGGAAGAGATACAGTTCTTTGATCTTTTGTAAGAAGACAACATCCTAGATGAATCTCAGTTGGCAGATAAACTTAAATCCAAGTCTGAGTTTGAGAAAGTTACTAAAATGGATGAACTAGCATGGAGGATCAAGTCCAAAAACAAATGGTTACAAGAAGGGGATAGAAATACTTCTTTTTTCATGCGTCAAGCCACTGCTAGAAGAAGATACAACAGGATTAGACAGCTATACATTGAGGGTGAATTGGTCTCTGACAGGTTCAAACTGCAAGAACATATTGTGAATTTCTACAAGGACTTGTTTGCTGAAGAAGAATTTATCAGACCGGCTTTGGAAGGTATTACTTTTGACACTATCAATAACATTGAATCTGAAATATTAGATGCAAATTTCAATGAAGATGAAGTATTTCAGGCTATCAAAGACCTAAGACAAGACAAGGCACCAGGGCCTGATGGCTACCCTATCATGTTTTTCTCAAGGTGTTGGAGTTTTATTAAGGAGGACATCATGAAGACTATTATGGAATTCTTTGAGTCTGGTAAGATCGATCCAAAGCATAATGCCACTTTTCTTACATTAATACCCAAAAAGGATTATATTGAAACAGTGAAGGATTGTAGACCAATTAGTCTTCTTACCAGCATGTACAAGATAATTGCAAAGTTACTTGCCTCtagaatgaaactagttatgccAAAGCTCATCTCTCCTGTTCAATGTGCCTACATTGAAGCTAGACAGATAATAGATGGCACTCTCATTGCTAATGAGTTGGACGATTCAAGATTTAAATATGGGCTTGCTGGTGTGATTTGCAAAATTTACCTAGAGAAGGCCTTTGACAGAGTAAATTGGAAGTATTTGGAGGATATCTTACAGCAGATGGGGTTTAGTAGGAAATGGCGTAGTTGGTTGAAATTCTGTTATTCAACTGCATCCTTCTCGGTGTTAATAAATGGGTCCTCCTTTGGCTATTTTGGCAGTACTAGAGGTGTTAGGCAAGGCTGTCCACTTTCGCCTTTGCTTTTTAATATTGCAATGGAAGGCTTCTCAAGGTATTTGGACAGAGCAGCAGGTTTGAATCTCTTTAGTGGCTTCAATGTAACTCAAAATGGCTTAGTGGTGAGCCATTTACATTATGCTGACGATACTATCTTCTTTGTAGATGACAAGAAAGAAGAGTTGGTCAATCACTTCTCCCTTCTTCGTTGTTTTGAATATATTGCAGGCTTAAAGGTCAACACTTCAAAAACAAGACTTATTGAAGTAGGAGATGTACCTCTTATTGAGGAATGGGCAATTGCATTGGGTCGTGCAACTGATTCAATTCCTTTCATGTACTTAGGCATGCCTTTGGGAGCAAAAGCTAATTCAAATACTATTTGGGTTCCCATTATTGAAAAATTTGAGGCCAAACTCTTAATGTGGAGACAAGGTAATTTATCTAAAGGTGGTAAGCTGGCTCTACTCAAGTGTATTTTAAGCTCCCTTCCCATGTATTATTTCTCTCTTTTCAAGGCCCCGATTTCTGTTATCAAAATTTTAGAAAGGAAGATGAGGAATTTTTTGTGGGAGCATAAGTCGGGTTCAACAACTTCTCACCTTATAAACTGGAATTTAGTTTGCTCTTCTAAAGAGAAAGGTGGTTTGGGTGTCTTAAATCTAAAACTAATGAATCAGGCTCTTCTTGCATAATGGTGTTGGAGATTTGGTGTAGAAAAAAACCATTtgtggtacaaaatcattgttgaAAAGTATGGTGCTTCATTCTCTATTTGGGTCCCTGGTAAAGTAATTTCAGCTCATGGCGTTTCTTGTTGGAGGACAATTGCTGAAATGAATAATTGGATCACTTCTAACTGCAATTTCTGTGTTCACTCTGGATTACAAATTTCTTTTTGGCATGACAAGTGGGTTAGTCGCTCTAGTTTGGATGTGCAGTTTCCCTTACTGTACAAActtgattttttgaaaaatgacAGTATTGCTGTACATATTTCAGAAGATGGAGCATGGAAGTTTGATTACAAAAGAGTTCTGCTGAATGATGAAGTTAATCAACTTGCTGCAATGTTTCTTGTTATCGGTTCTGCACCACCAATATTAGACAACTTGCTAGATACAAGAAGATGGGATATTGAAACCTCTGGTGTGTACACTGTGAAATCTCTTTATGGAAACCTAGTGGATGATTCTGGAGTGACTAATTTTCCATGGAAGTTTATATGGCAAGCTTGCATTCCTCCAAAAATCTGTTTTCTCATGTGGTGCGCAGTTCATGGAAGACTTAACTCTCTAGATATGTTGAACCGTAAAGGTATGGACGTGTATAACTCTTGCATTCTTTGTGGTGATAGTACTGAGACACAAGATCACATCTTTATGCACTGTAAAGTCGCACATTGTGTATGGACTTCTCTAACTCCGAACACAGACTGGTCCTGGGTCTTTCCTGCAACTATGTATGCGCTTTCGGTCTCTTGGTCAACCAATCACATCTCCAGTAACGCAGGAAAAGATATTTGGAACCTAATCCCTGCTGCCATCATTTGGACTCTCTGGAATGAGAGAAATAGTCGCACTTTTGTTGACGACTATGCATTCAAAACAGACACAGAGTTGTGCGATATTGCAAAAGTCTTAGTTCTTTCTTGGGCAGCTGCTGCTGGGAAGAGAATTCACTCCAATTTCTCTTATACAGTGCTTAATTAGGATACAATTTTCCATTGATTATATTCTTGTTCTCTGTCACTGCTACAGCTTGTAGCTTTTCTGTACATtctttttaatctaataaaattcctcttttccaatcaaaaaaaaaaaaaagaaatgaggtGTTGGTGGAAAATTGAATTTTTCTTGTGTGAAAATGTTGGCATGGTAGTTGTTGGATGCGGTTAGCAGTACTTTGGGAATGCGACAGAGCAATATCATGTACTGAAATTTAAGGGGTAATCAACATAGCTGATTTCAGCTAGATACTTGGGCATtgcattttaagaaatttgaagaCATTCCTCCCAAACATCAATGATATATATAAATGGAGTAACCAATTCTTTAACCCTCCATGtggcatatattttttttttcttatttttgttttttggacTGTTTTTTGGTTccttgttaccattttgtttctTTCATCCCATTAGGTGGTATATATAATCATTTTATAACTTATTTTTCAATCATCAAAATATGCCTCTAATgataaaatgaaaagaaaaaaaaaggaaactttGGGATGCAATTGGTTTGATGTTAATACTTAATCCATACTTGGGGTGGAAAAAAACAATAATGTTAACTATGTCATATGAGTTCAAAAATTTGGTTCCGCTATATCTTTATGCACATAGAACTGAATTTTTCTGAGAAGATTACAGTGCTATAAATTCTATGGTCCATATTAGCAATGAGCAAAAATGGAAGTCCAGCTGCACAAGCGAACAAATGAATCAAGAACTCCGGCCAAAGAAATTGGTCATATCCTTTTCAAACTTGAAAGCAGTCAAAATGTTatgggtatatatatatatttgctctTGTATTAGTCAAATCAAGTCAATCCTACTTCAATCTTCTCCATTAATGATTCAATGATGTCTGCAATTACCAAATCAattagttaattcatttatttattatttttcacttTAATGTTCACTGATTTCTTTTTGTTCCTGTCggaatcttgatttctgcttctgttTGTCTTAACTCCCTTTTCCATAGATCGAGATTTGCATGTCTTTAATTCTCTCCTGTCTCAACTGATTTCACTTTTACCCTTCTAGATCA includes the following:
- the LOC113290598 gene encoding uncharacterized protein LOC113290598; the encoded protein is MSLKILSWNVRGLCSNDKRLIVKKMIGLLQEPIVILQETKMMQCSDHDIQQICGHSNFGWTFQQSVGNSGGMIILWDKDFLEVKESLVGDYSLSIYCVNKHDGFVWVLTNIYGPNKPHERANFWEELDNICGYWDLPWCLGGDFNTIKCCDKKKNCNTITKSMKDFSEFISQHNLIDLPLKGARYTWSNGKTNPVMSRLDRFLISPSFELQFPLATQLAKSRPTSNHIPILLDISDPSWGPSPFRFEIMWFLENGFLKLLEEWWLSFSFAGSPSTILWLKLKALKKKLKVWNRDTFGHTNTKLKHLLEEIQFFDLL